From Magnetofaba australis IT-1:
TTGCCTGGATCCAGACCCGGATTATCGTGTTGTGGCGCAAGATCTCTATCGGTTGATGAGGCAAGAGAGTGACTTTCATGTAGATGATAAAATCACCGTTTTGACGTGCTTGTTGCAGAATGGATTTCCAGACCAAGACTACTGGCCTCAATTGATTGATGCGTTGGGAGAGGCTCTTTTGCTAGTAATGATTCAGAATCGAAATATATATCGGGAGGCCTTGCGCCAGATGGCGTTTTTCACGCCTATGGAACACCGATATTATGAAATCATCTTTGATAAAATAAAAAGTTTATTCTTTTGCGAATCTGTAGAGAGTGATCTTCGTGAAGTGTATGTACGTGTTTGCTTTATGAGGGATTGTATTGATATGTGTGTTTCGGAATCCGATGGATCAAGAGATGGGATCTCCATTGCAAAGAGAAATCCATCCTGTGTGGCGAATGCAGACCACCCGCTCCATGTTTTGGCGCATGAAGCGTATTGGAGGTATGTGAAGCAGTTGGAAACAGCCAATCTGAAATATGCGATGAATGCTTTGGAGCGGGGGATGGGCAGTGAATCACAGATACTGGCCACTGAGGCGACACAATACTTTATCAACCGCTTTCCCGCTTTGATCCAACAGGATGTCGAGCAAGCAGGGTGGGCGTTATATGGCGTGGCGGAAAGTTTGAACAGGTGCGGGGCTGGAAGGCGAACAGGCGATAAGTACGGATTTAACGACCGCTGTAGGGATCAGGCGTTCGGCGCGTTAATTGGCTTGCTGAAGGAGAAGAGCGCAAAGGCGGCGCAAACCGCTCTCAGCGGATTCCGCCACTGGAGTGATTGAGTCGGTTAGCTTTCTGAACAAGGAGTTGCCGCCAGCGCCTCAATGGCCGCCAGCAGGTCGCTTTTTTTGATGGGTTTGGTCAGGTAGTCGTCACAGCCGGCGGCGATGGCCAGACTCTTGTCCTCGGCAAAGGCGTGGGCGGTCAGCGCGATGATGGGCAGATGCGCGCCCTCCTGTTGCAGCTCCCATTGGCGGATGGCGCGGGTCGCCTCCAGTCCATTCAAACGCGGCATCTGGATATCCATCAGCGCCACGTCAAACGCGCCGCCGTCGCACACCAGCCGCACCGCCGCCGCGCCATCATTCACCACCTCCAGCGCGTGGGGCGTCTTCTGCAAAAACGCGCGAATCAACATCTGATTGTCTTCGGAGTCCTCCACCAGGAGGATCCGCAAGGGCGCGCTCGCATCCGGCGTCGCTTGCGCCGGAACGCTCTCCAGGGCGGGCGCGCTGGGCGGCAGGGGCAGATCCACCTCGAATACGCTGCCCACGCCCTGCTCGCTGCGCAGACGGATCGCGCCGCCCATGTGGATCGCCAGATGTTTGGTGATGGCCAATCCCAGCCCGGAGCCGCCATATTTGCGCGATAGGCTGGAGTCCACCTGGGTGAAGTGCTCGAAAATATGCTCCTGATGCTCTGCGGGGATGCCGATGCCGGTGTCCGTCACGCGGATGCGCACGCCGTGGGGCATCTCCGGCAGCGGCGCAATGGAGACGGTCACCGAGCCGCTCTCAGTGAATTTGATGGCGTTGCTGATGAGGTTGAACAGAATTTGACGCAGGCGCGTCTCATCGGCGCGCACGCTATGGGGCATTGGCCCGGCGATCTGCAACTCCAACGCAAGCCCCTTGGCGCGGGCGTTCTGCTCGAACAGCTCAATGGTGGCGCGCAGCAGGTCGAGCAACACAAAGTCGGCGTTTTTCAGTGATAGCGCGCCCTGTTCCAGACGCGCCAGCTCCAGCGTGGTCTCGATCAACGCCAGCAGCGCCTTGCCCGCCTCCTTTTGTTTGCGCAGGAGCTTGCGCTGATGCTCTTTGGCGCAGCTCTCCTCCATCAACTCGCCCATCCCCAGCATGACGTTGATGGGGGTGCGGATCTCATGACTCATAATGGCGAGGAATTCGGTTTTGGCGCGACTGGCGGCTTCGGCCTGCGCCTTGGCCTGTTGCAGTCTGAGTTCGCCCTGTTTGCGCTCCGAGATATCCCGCACAAAGCCGAAAAACGTCCCCGGCTCCTGAGCCAGGTGGGTGGCGCTGACCTCCGCATTCCAAATTTCGCCACTCTTGCGCCGGTGTTGAGTCTCAAACACAGCGTGGCCGTTGCGGATGATCTGCTGCATGCGCGCGTCAACGTCAACCTGTTGTTCAAGAGCTTCCAAATCCGTGATCTTGAGCCGTAATAGCTCTTCGCGGGTATAGCCGGAGAGGGCGCAGTAGGCTTGGTTGACGTCAATGATCACGCCGTCGCCGCTCACCGCCCAGAAGCCATCGCCGCTGGTCTCCACCACGGAGCGGTAGTGGCTCTCTTTGAGAAGAGCGGTCTGTTCGGCGCAGATGCGCTGGGTGATGTCCTGCGCCATGCAGAAAATGCGCGTGACTGCGCCGACGTCATTCTGCTGCCGCGAAAGGGAGAAGTCGGTCCACACGACGGCGCCATCGCGGCGGAGGAATCGCAGCTCCAGGCGCGCATGCTCGGTTTGGCCGTGGAGCAGATCCTGGAACGCGCGGGCGCAGGACGGGGCGTCCTCCGGGTGGATGAGCGAGGTGACCGGCAATCCTGACAGCTCTTCGACGGTGCGTCCCAGCAACGAGGCGAAAGCGGGATTGACCTCCTGCAGCCGACCATCGATATCGCACTGGATAATGCCGATGGCGGTATTGTTGATGAGGGCGCGATGACGCTGCGCACTTTCGCGAATGGCGCTATCCGCCGCAACCCGTTCGCTGATGTCGCGCGAGACGCCAATCAACTGTGTCTGCCCGTGAATCTCCGCGCGCACCACGGTGACTTCCACCGGGAACTCG
This genomic window contains:
- a CDS encoding PAS domain S-box protein; translation: MDSNRQVAGKYRTLESIAVPAEMIDAWQQVVNTLARATQVPAALIMRVHANDIEVFISAETADSPYQKGATEHLDSGLYCERVMDTRQMLRVPDALADPQWANNPDVPLGMISYCGLPLTWPTGEIFGTICILDNRANPFTPLAQELLSAFRETAQAGLATVYQQSLLRDVNTHLEELAATRAQDIAQENSRYRIILDALSESVIIGSPQSGKILDVNRAFCESLGYTRKEALILSPTDFDPSMDAQRFASELGSLAPDQQIRFETCHRRRDGDEFPVEVTVVRAEIHGQTQLIGVSRDISERVAADSAIRESAQRHRALINNTAIGIIQCDIDGRLQEVNPAFASLLGRTVEELSGLPVTSLIHPEDAPSCARAFQDLLHGQTEHARLELRFLRRDGAVVWTDFSLSRQQNDVGAVTRIFCMAQDITQRICAEQTALLKESHYRSVVETSGDGFWAVSGDGVIIDVNQAYCALSGYTREELLRLKITDLEALEQQVDVDARMQQIIRNGHAVFETQHRRKSGEIWNAEVSATHLAQEPGTFFGFVRDISERKQGELRLQQAKAQAEAASRAKTEFLAIMSHEIRTPINVMLGMGELMEESCAKEHQRKLLRKQKEAGKALLALIETTLELARLEQGALSLKNADFVLLDLLRATIELFEQNARAKGLALELQIAGPMPHSVRADETRLRQILFNLISNAIKFTESGSVTVSIAPLPEMPHGVRIRVTDTGIGIPAEHQEHIFEHFTQVDSSLSRKYGGSGLGLAITKHLAIHMGGAIRLRSEQGVGSVFEVDLPLPPSAPALESVPAQATPDASAPLRILLVEDSEDNQMLIRAFLQKTPHALEVVNDGAAAVRLVCDGGAFDVALMDIQMPRLNGLEATRAIRQWELQQEGAHLPIIALTAHAFAEDKSLAIAAGCDDYLTKPIKKSDLLAAIEALAATPCSES